The Pontibacter pudoricolor genome contains a region encoding:
- a CDS encoding CoA-binding protein, whose translation MKKTVVLGASDNPSRYSYKAINRLKQHGHEVVPVGIKNATVEGLQIITDKTQKVDNVDTVTLYVGPQNQPVWYDYIIGLKPKRIIFNPGTENRELEQLAEDNGIEALHHCTLVMLASSTY comes from the coding sequence ATGAAAAAGACAGTAGTGCTGGGAGCCTCGGATAATCCATCACGCTATTCGTATAAAGCCATAAACCGACTTAAACAGCACGGGCACGAAGTGGTGCCGGTTGGTATTAAAAATGCGACGGTAGAAGGACTCCAGATAATTACAGATAAAACCCAGAAGGTAGATAATGTTGATACGGTTACACTATACGTGGGTCCACAGAATCAACCCGTTTGGTACGACTACATTATAGGCCTTAAACCAAAACGCATTATTTTTAACCCGGGCACAGAAAACCGCGAATTAGAGCAACTGGCTGAAGATAATGGCATAGAAGCTTTACACCACTGCACCCTTGTTATGCTGGCCAGCAGCACCTACTAA
- a CDS encoding NAD(P)/FAD-dependent oxidoreductase encodes MRKKELELVLAPEVAFDAAQLEHELLKSAKLSPEDVKFLHRIKRSIDARGRQVLVRVKADLYLDNPPAEIISPVYRYGDVSKEKAVIIVGAGPAGLFAALRCIELGLKPIVLERGKDVRSRRRDLAAINKEHIVNPDSNYCFGEGGAGTYSDGKLYTRSKKRGDLLRILQIFVQHGATPDILFDAHPHIGTNKLPKIIEALRETVREAGGEVLFDMRVTDFIVERGEMKGVVTQDGQEYIGESVILATGHSARDIFETLHASGVTIEAKPFAMGVRVEHQQSLIDSIQYKCDDRGPYLPASSYALVQQTVYNNRQRGIFSFCMCPGGFIVPSATAPGEVVVNGMSPSRRDSKFANSGIVVAIELEDMELEKYGPFAGLHMQQALEQKACQMAGGTQVAPAQLLQDFTNGKVSKSLLETSYQPGLASVDMNELFSEDMAYRLREGFKGFGNKMRGYLSNDAQIVGVESRTSSPVRIPRDKETLEHVTIKNLYPCGEGAGYAGGIVSAAMDGERCAEMIAAKVKRVL; translated from the coding sequence ATGAGAAAAAAAGAACTGGAGCTGGTACTGGCTCCTGAAGTGGCATTTGATGCTGCTCAACTGGAACACGAATTACTTAAAAGCGCTAAGCTTAGCCCGGAAGACGTAAAATTCCTTCACCGCATAAAACGCTCGATAGATGCACGCGGTCGCCAGGTTTTGGTCCGTGTCAAAGCTGATCTGTACTTAGATAACCCTCCTGCTGAAATTATTTCCCCGGTTTATAGGTATGGCGATGTTTCGAAAGAGAAGGCTGTCATTATAGTTGGCGCAGGTCCAGCCGGTTTGTTTGCAGCCCTGCGTTGCATTGAGTTAGGTCTGAAACCTATAGTTCTTGAGCGTGGTAAAGATGTAAGAAGCCGTCGACGCGACCTGGCCGCAATCAATAAAGAACATATTGTAAACCCGGATTCCAATTATTGCTTTGGCGAAGGTGGTGCCGGAACGTACTCTGACGGTAAATTATACACCCGTTCTAAAAAGCGTGGCGACCTGCTCCGTATCCTCCAGATATTTGTGCAGCATGGCGCTACCCCGGATATCCTTTTCGATGCGCACCCACACATTGGCACCAATAAACTACCCAAGATCATAGAAGCTCTCCGTGAAACGGTGCGGGAAGCCGGCGGCGAAGTGCTTTTTGATATGCGCGTGACCGATTTTATAGTTGAACGTGGCGAAATGAAAGGCGTTGTGACACAGGATGGCCAGGAATATATTGGCGAATCGGTGATTTTGGCGACAGGCCACAGTGCCCGCGACATTTTTGAAACGTTGCACGCATCAGGGGTAACTATAGAAGCCAAGCCTTTTGCCATGGGTGTGCGCGTGGAGCATCAGCAGAGCCTTATAGATAGCATTCAGTATAAATGCGACGACCGCGGACCTTATCTGCCTGCTTCGTCTTATGCCCTGGTGCAGCAAACGGTTTACAATAACAGGCAACGTGGTATTTTCTCGTTCTGTATGTGCCCGGGCGGATTTATTGTTCCGTCTGCAACGGCACCTGGCGAGGTGGTGGTTAACGGTATGTCGCCGAGTCGCCGCGATTCTAAATTTGCCAACTCGGGGATAGTAGTGGCTATTGAGCTGGAAGATATGGAGCTTGAAAAATATGGTCCCTTTGCCGGTTTGCATATGCAGCAAGCCCTGGAACAGAAGGCGTGCCAGATGGCAGGTGGCACGCAGGTCGCTCCTGCCCAGTTGTTACAGGATTTTACAAACGGTAAAGTAAGTAAATCTTTGCTCGAAACGTCGTACCAACCCGGCCTCGCATCTGTAGATATGAACGAACTGTTCTCTGAGGACATGGCGTACCGTTTACGTGAAGGTTTTAAAGGTTTTGGTAATAAAATGCGTGGCTACCTGAGCAACGATGCCCAGATCGTTGGCGTGGAAAGCCGTACCTCTTCACCTGTCAGGATCCCGAGAGATAAGGAAACACTGGAACACGTAACGATAAAGAACCTGTACCCTTGTGGCGAAGGAGCAGGTTATGCGGGTGGTATCGTTTCTGCTGCCATGGATGGCGAGCGTTGCGCGGAAATGATCGCAGCCAAAGTAAAACGCGTGCTATAG
- a CDS encoding ABC transporter permease produces the protein MAWRDSRRNRGKLALFISSIVLGIAALVAINSFSDNLSTDIDKQAKSLIGADLVMAGNKPPEGEIKTLIDSISVGGDRSDEVRFVSMVFFNASQSTRLVQVRALEGGFPYYGAIETEPKEASRNFRKGRRALVDNTLLLQFNTKPGDSIRVGNLTFEIAGALHKIPGQSAVTATIAPAVYIPREYLEATGLLQKGSRISYYHYFKLPAKTDADKLVKKLEPRLDEEGIAFDTVKSRQESTGKAYSDLASFLALVGFVALLLGCVGVASAVHVYIREKLATIGVLRCIGVSGKQAFLIYLFQVMAMGLIGAVIGAILGSLIQLYLPQLFQAFLPVEVTVSVSWAAIAEGIGIGVLVSVLFALLPLLTIRNVSPIITLRSSVEHLTNQKDPLRLAVYGLILLFVLVFAYFQLGTWLRALAFTGGVVVGFIVLALLARGMMWLVKRFFPVNWGYVWRQSLANLYRPNNQTLLLTVSIGLGTALIATLVLMQRLLISEVAIAGSEHQPNLVLFDIQTAQKQGVVDMVRKEGLPVQQLVPVVTMRLEEMNGLTGNDVRKDTTLEIPDWAFTREYRVTYRDTLIDSESSAEGEWKGEVSADTEVIPISLEDRYAERLKVKLGDTMVFNVQGALMKTRVAHLREIEWNRVQSNFLVLFPKGVLEDAPQFYILMTRTKSDQQSADFQRALVQHFPNVSAIDLDLILQTLDDILGKISFVIRFMALFSISTGLLVLIGSVNISKFQRVQESVLLRTLGASRKQILTITAFEYLLLGALASGTGVVLAVIASWALAVFSFEVSFVPVLWPLIPVFIGITLLTVIIGILNSRGILSRPPLEVLRREV, from the coding sequence ATGGCCTGGCGCGACAGCCGCCGTAACCGGGGTAAACTGGCGCTATTCATTTCCTCTATAGTTCTTGGTATTGCGGCGCTGGTGGCTATCAATTCGTTTAGCGATAACCTGAGTACCGATATAGACAAACAGGCAAAGTCATTGATCGGGGCAGACCTGGTAATGGCAGGCAATAAACCACCGGAAGGAGAGATTAAAACCCTGATTGATTCAATTTCAGTGGGCGGGGACAGGTCGGATGAAGTGCGCTTTGTATCGATGGTGTTCTTCAATGCATCGCAAAGCACCCGGTTGGTACAAGTTCGTGCCCTCGAAGGTGGCTTTCCGTACTATGGCGCTATCGAAACCGAGCCTAAGGAGGCAAGCAGAAACTTCCGGAAGGGCAGACGTGCGCTGGTTGATAATACCTTACTGCTCCAATTCAATACCAAACCCGGCGACTCTATCCGGGTTGGCAATCTTACGTTTGAAATTGCAGGGGCTTTACACAAAATTCCGGGGCAATCGGCTGTTACGGCAACTATAGCTCCTGCGGTTTACATCCCAAGAGAGTACCTGGAAGCTACCGGATTGTTACAGAAAGGCAGCCGCATCAGCTATTATCATTACTTTAAACTCCCTGCCAAAACTGACGCCGACAAACTGGTTAAAAAACTGGAGCCACGCCTGGACGAAGAGGGAATTGCCTTTGATACCGTAAAAAGCCGGCAGGAAAGTACCGGTAAAGCGTATAGCGACCTGGCAAGTTTCCTGGCGCTGGTTGGGTTTGTGGCGTTGCTGTTGGGCTGCGTGGGTGTGGCAAGTGCCGTGCATGTGTACATCCGTGAAAAGCTGGCAACTATAGGTGTACTGCGCTGCATCGGGGTTAGTGGCAAACAGGCTTTTCTGATCTACTTGTTCCAGGTAATGGCTATGGGATTGATAGGTGCTGTTATCGGAGCCATTCTTGGCAGCCTGATACAGTTGTACTTACCGCAGTTATTCCAGGCTTTCCTTCCCGTAGAGGTTACTGTTTCGGTATCATGGGCAGCTATTGCTGAAGGTATTGGGATTGGGGTGCTGGTTTCGGTTTTATTTGCCCTGCTGCCGTTGCTAACTATACGCAATGTTTCCCCGATCATCACCCTGCGCTCCAGTGTAGAGCACCTTACCAACCAGAAAGACCCGTTGCGTTTAGCCGTTTATGGGTTGATACTTTTGTTTGTGTTAGTGTTCGCCTATTTTCAGTTAGGTACCTGGCTGCGGGCGCTGGCTTTTACAGGTGGTGTTGTAGTTGGATTTATAGTGCTGGCCTTGCTGGCGCGTGGCATGATGTGGCTGGTAAAACGGTTTTTCCCGGTAAACTGGGGCTATGTATGGCGCCAGAGCCTTGCTAACTTATACAGACCCAATAATCAAACATTATTGCTGACAGTTTCTATTGGTCTGGGTACAGCGCTAATTGCTACACTTGTGCTGATGCAGCGCCTTTTGATTTCAGAGGTTGCCATAGCTGGCAGCGAACATCAGCCTAATCTTGTTTTATTCGATATTCAGACTGCTCAGAAACAGGGCGTGGTAGATATGGTCAGAAAAGAAGGGTTGCCGGTGCAGCAATTAGTACCAGTTGTCACCATGCGCCTCGAGGAAATGAACGGCCTTACCGGAAACGACGTGCGAAAGGATACAACTCTGGAAATCCCGGACTGGGCTTTTACCCGTGAGTACCGCGTAACTTACCGCGATACCTTAATAGATTCTGAATCCAGTGCTGAAGGGGAGTGGAAAGGGGAAGTATCTGCAGACACCGAAGTTATACCGATCTCGTTAGAAGACAGATATGCCGAAAGACTTAAAGTAAAGCTTGGCGACACGATGGTATTTAACGTGCAGGGTGCTTTAATGAAAACACGTGTGGCCCATCTCCGCGAAATCGAATGGAACCGTGTACAGAGTAACTTCCTGGTGCTTTTCCCTAAAGGCGTGCTGGAAGACGCTCCACAGTTTTATATCCTGATGACGCGTACCAAATCAGACCAGCAATCAGCTGATTTTCAGCGTGCGCTTGTGCAGCATTTCCCGAATGTTTCTGCCATAGACTTAGACCTTATTCTGCAGACGCTGGATGATATCCTGGGCAAAATCTCTTTTGTGATCCGTTTCATGGCCCTGTTCAGTATCAGTACGGGTTTGCTGGTGCTGATTGGCTCGGTCAATATCAGTAAATTCCAAAGGGTGCAGGAAAGTGTGCTGCTGCGTACCTTAGGTGCCAGTCGTAAACAGATACTAACTATCACGGCTTTCGAATACCTGCTGCTAGGCGCTTTGGCTTCTGGCACAGGTGTGGTGCTGGCAGTAATTGCCAGTTGGGCGCTGGCAGTGTTCAGCTTCGAAGTAAGTTTTGTGCCTGTATTGTGGCCACTTATTCCGGTATTTATCGGTATTACGCTGCTTACAGTAATCATAGGCATTCTGAACAGTCGCGGAATATTAAGCAGGCCGCCATTAGAGGTCCTTCGCCGCGAAGTTTAG
- a CDS encoding tryptophan 2,3-dioxygenase family protein: protein MSISSNKPTMDYNFKPEVLEQLKRLEEKYVPLGQDLAAYLEGLYHTDFINYWDYIHLDTLLSLQNPRTNIPDEKIFIMYHQITELYFKLCLEEYRQIGEDKAITAEMLTRRLKRINRYFDNLINSFDVMVDGMDPKQFLQFRMALMPASGFQSAQYRLIEIASTDLRNLVAKDKRSVLGLQSTQEEMIGCIYWKEGATEVASGAKTLTLIRFEEKYTKQLIEFAKEYQDKNVWSVYKRLPEDEQQNEKLKRQMRDLDSNVNVNWPLMHYKSAVRYLQRDPDVIAATGGTNWMKYLPPKFQKRIFYPELFTEQETEEWGKGWVDKVLNGEI from the coding sequence ATGAGCATCTCATCAAACAAACCAACTATGGACTACAACTTTAAACCGGAAGTGCTTGAGCAACTAAAGCGGCTGGAAGAAAAGTATGTGCCTTTAGGCCAGGATCTGGCTGCCTACCTGGAAGGACTCTACCACACCGATTTTATTAACTACTGGGATTATATTCACCTGGATACGCTGCTAAGCCTGCAGAACCCACGCACCAATATTCCGGACGAAAAGATCTTTATCATGTACCACCAGATCACGGAGCTTTACTTTAAGCTTTGCCTGGAAGAGTACAGACAAATAGGTGAAGATAAAGCTATTACCGCCGAAATGTTAACCAGGCGCTTGAAGCGCATCAACCGCTATTTCGATAACCTGATAAACTCGTTTGATGTGATGGTAGATGGTATGGATCCGAAGCAGTTCCTGCAGTTCCGGATGGCGCTGATGCCGGCCAGTGGTTTTCAGTCTGCGCAGTACCGTTTAATTGAGATCGCGTCTACAGACCTACGTAATTTGGTGGCAAAAGACAAGCGCTCTGTGCTGGGATTACAGAGTACCCAGGAAGAAATGATTGGTTGCATTTACTGGAAAGAAGGTGCCACGGAAGTAGCATCGGGTGCTAAAACACTTACCCTGATCCGCTTCGAGGAGAAATATACCAAGCAGCTGATTGAGTTTGCAAAAGAATACCAGGATAAAAACGTGTGGAGCGTGTATAAGCGCCTGCCGGAAGATGAACAGCAAAACGAGAAGCTGAAAAGACAAATGCGCGACCTGGACAGCAACGTGAACGTGAACTGGCCACTGATGCACTATAAATCAGCGGTGCGTTACCTGCAGCGCGACCCGGATGTGATTGCCGCAACAGGCGGAACGAACTGGATGAAATACCTGCCTCCAAAATTCCAGAAACGTATTTTTTACCCGGAGCTATTCACGGAACAGGAAACCGAAGAATGGGGCAAAGGCTGGGTAGATAAAGTGCTGAATGGAGAAATTTAA
- the sdaAB gene encoding L-serine ammonia-lyase, iron-sulfur-dependent subunit beta, which yields MAEKSSVFDMIGPVMIGPSSSHTAGVVRIARAAIRILGAAPEEAIITFYNSFARTYEGHGSDRAIVAGLLDFKTDDKRIKEAFDHAKERGLKYTFKSVGNASTMHPNTIKLNLKAQGREVEVVGQSRGGGVIQIVEVDGFTASFSANLHTLIIDAEDKTGSIAFIASVIAHDDCNIATMSVSRKGKNEMARQFIEMDSGIKPITLEYLKQLSWVKHVVYIPNIDL from the coding sequence ATGGCCGAGAAAAGTAGTGTTTTTGATATGATTGGTCCCGTTATGATCGGTCCGTCCAGCTCGCATACAGCTGGTGTGGTTCGTATTGCCAGAGCTGCCATCCGCATACTTGGTGCCGCTCCCGAAGAAGCCATCATCACGTTTTATAATTCTTTTGCCCGCACCTACGAGGGTCACGGCAGCGACCGTGCTATAGTTGCCGGTCTGCTTGATTTTAAAACCGACGATAAACGCATAAAAGAAGCCTTCGACCATGCCAAAGAGCGTGGCCTGAAATATACGTTCAAGTCTGTTGGCAATGCATCAACCATGCACCCGAATACCATTAAGCTTAACCTGAAAGCCCAGGGCCGCGAAGTTGAGGTTGTTGGCCAGAGCCGCGGTGGTGGTGTGATACAGATAGTGGAAGTAGATGGCTTTACTGCCAGCTTCTCTGCTAACCTGCATACGCTTATTATTGATGCGGAAGATAAAACAGGTAGTATCGCTTTTATAGCCTCCGTTATAGCCCACGACGATTGCAACATTGCAACCATGAGCGTATCCAGAAAAGGCAAGAATGAAATGGCCCGCCAGTTTATAGAGATGGACTCTGGTATAAAACCAATAACCCTGGAATACCTGAAACAATTAAGTTGGGTGAAACACGTGGTCTATATTCCGAACATTGATCTATAA
- a CDS encoding arylesterase: protein MKLKNNWIWALVLSLTIVGCSQTESNTEQTATGQEAVAGNKEGSKVAARKEDTKVILFFGNSLTAGYGLEPQQAFPALIQQRLDSLDLPYKVINAGVSGETSAGGKSRIDWLLKKPVDIFVLELGANDGLRGIDPESTYKNLKTIIEKVRAKNPDVQIILAGMMLPPSMGQKYTRSFGEVFTRLQKDERVTLIPFLLEGVAGDPELNQNDGIHPTEEGQKILAKNVWNALETIVIPEPAQ, encoded by the coding sequence GTGAAGTTAAAAAATAATTGGATCTGGGCCCTGGTACTAAGCTTAACTATAGTTGGTTGCAGCCAAACGGAAAGTAATACAGAACAGACAGCAACCGGCCAGGAAGCCGTAGCAGGAAATAAAGAAGGCAGTAAGGTAGCTGCCAGAAAGGAAGATACTAAAGTGATCCTGTTCTTCGGGAACAGCCTTACTGCCGGTTACGGACTAGAGCCCCAACAGGCTTTCCCAGCGCTCATTCAGCAACGCCTGGATTCTCTTGATCTGCCTTACAAAGTAATTAACGCAGGCGTAAGCGGCGAAACTTCAGCGGGTGGTAAAAGCCGGATTGATTGGTTACTCAAAAAACCTGTTGATATTTTTGTACTGGAACTGGGTGCAAACGACGGTCTTCGCGGTATTGATCCGGAAAGTACTTATAAGAACCTGAAAACGATCATAGAAAAAGTTAGAGCCAAAAATCCGGACGTACAGATCATCCTGGCAGGCATGATGTTACCACCAAGTATGGGCCAGAAATACACCCGTTCTTTTGGGGAAGTATTTACAAGGCTGCAAAAAGACGAGCGTGTTACCCTGATCCCTTTTTTATTGGAAGGCGTAGCCGGTGACCCGGAATTGAATCAGAATGATGGCATACATCCTACTGAGGAAGGTCAGAAAATATTAGCTAAGAACGTTTGGAATGCACTGGAAACGATCGTAATACCGGAACCGGCACAGTAA
- a CDS encoding RNA polymerase sigma factor, protein MTESELIAGCQQADSKAQKVLYERYASQMYGVCLRYLKNDMDAEEALLNGFMKIYQNINRFEAKGSFEGWVRRIMVNEALGFLRKKEPLHLAIEDGYTQIAGTGGADQDLNENELLGLLHTLPAGYRAVFNLYAIEGYSHKEIADMLNITEGTSKSQLSKARAMLQKRLTGQEAIAS, encoded by the coding sequence GTGACAGAGTCAGAATTAATAGCAGGATGCCAGCAGGCTGACAGTAAAGCGCAGAAGGTGCTTTACGAACGCTATGCCTCGCAGATGTACGGTGTTTGTTTGCGCTATCTTAAAAACGACATGGATGCAGAAGAAGCTTTACTGAACGGGTTTATGAAGATTTATCAGAACATAAACCGCTTTGAAGCCAAAGGCAGTTTTGAAGGATGGGTACGACGGATTATGGTAAACGAAGCGCTGGGCTTTTTAAGGAAAAAAGAACCACTGCACCTGGCCATTGAAGACGGTTACACACAGATTGCCGGAACCGGCGGCGCAGACCAAGACCTGAACGAAAACGAATTATTAGGATTACTACACACGCTACCAGCCGGCTACAGAGCCGTGTTTAACTTATATGCCATTGAAGGCTACTCTCATAAAGAGATCGCCGACATGCTGAACATAACAGAAGGAACATCAAAATCACAACTTAGCAAGGCCCGCGCCATGTTACAAAAAAGACTGACCGGGCAGGAAGCAATTGCCAGCTAA
- a CDS encoding ABC transporter ATP-binding protein, with the protein MSTILDIQNLTKTYDSGDRHLTVLQDINFSLQAGDTCSIVGPSGSGKTTLLGLCAGLDRASSGSVILNGVKLDNMSEDERAQVRNMYVGFVFQNFQLIPTLTALENVMVPLELRGERNVQKQALELLGRVGLAERSDHYPTQLSGGEQQRVSIARAFSNRPTILFADEPTGNLDEETGTRVEQLLFDLNREAGTTLVLVTHDLELAEKTNRIIRIKGGLIVSDQLKTLMSND; encoded by the coding sequence TTGTCTACAATACTCGATATTCAGAACCTGACCAAAACGTACGACTCCGGCGACCGCCACCTTACGGTATTGCAGGACATTAATTTTTCGTTGCAGGCCGGCGATACCTGTTCTATAGTTGGTCCGTCGGGCAGTGGTAAAACGACGCTGCTCGGCTTATGTGCCGGCCTCGACAGGGCAAGCTCCGGCTCGGTTATTCTGAATGGCGTAAAGCTGGACAACATGAGCGAAGATGAGCGTGCGCAGGTTCGGAATATGTATGTAGGTTTCGTGTTCCAGAATTTCCAATTGATACCCACTTTAACGGCCCTGGAGAATGTGATGGTGCCCCTGGAGCTACGTGGCGAGCGAAATGTACAGAAACAGGCGCTGGAATTATTAGGCCGTGTAGGACTGGCAGAGCGCTCTGACCATTACCCGACCCAACTTTCAGGTGGAGAGCAGCAGCGTGTATCTATAGCAAGGGCATTCTCTAACAGGCCAACCATCCTTTTTGCCGATGAGCCAACCGGAAACCTGGACGAAGAAACCGGCACGCGCGTAGAGCAACTACTTTTCGACCTGAACAGAGAAGCCGGAACCACACTTGTGCTGGTAACGCACGACCTGGAGCTGGCTGAGAAAACCAACCGCATTATCCGAATAAAAGGCGGGCTTATCGTTTCGGACCAGCTAAAGACTCTAATGAGTAATGACTAA
- a CDS encoding SDR family NAD(P)-dependent oxidoreductase: protein MKTMEGNNQKTVLITGASNGFGMEFARQFAKDKYNLVLVARSEDRLKELGYSLQDEYQLDHVCIVQSDLSRPEAPQEIYDQLKQKGITVDVLVNNAGAGLHGFFHETDLIRELEIIQLNISSVVHLTKLFLKDMVARDEGKILNVASIVSFMPSPLMSVYAASKAFVLSFTEALQNELKDKNITVTALCPGPSDTYFFKRAEAENTRAANGPMSSPEDVARDGYTALMKGESRIVPGMMNKVQAGASNLLPDSALASTMRYQMEEMQEEDRKTPESRL, encoded by the coding sequence ATGAAAACAATGGAAGGTAACAATCAGAAGACCGTACTCATTACGGGAGCATCCAACGGTTTCGGGATGGAATTTGCCAGGCAGTTTGCCAAAGACAAGTACAACCTGGTGCTGGTGGCGCGCAGCGAAGACCGCTTAAAAGAGCTCGGCTATAGTTTGCAGGACGAATACCAGTTAGACCATGTTTGTATCGTACAATCAGATCTATCGCGACCTGAGGCTCCGCAGGAGATTTATGACCAGCTAAAGCAGAAAGGAATAACGGTGGATGTGCTGGTAAACAATGCCGGTGCCGGTTTACATGGTTTTTTCCATGAAACAGATCTTATCCGGGAGTTGGAGATCATCCAACTTAACATCAGCTCGGTTGTACACCTGACCAAGCTTTTCCTGAAAGATATGGTGGCACGCGACGAAGGAAAAATATTGAATGTGGCCTCTATCGTTTCCTTTATGCCGTCGCCGCTGATGTCGGTTTACGCTGCATCCAAAGCCTTCGTACTTTCCTTTACAGAAGCGCTGCAAAACGAATTGAAAGACAAGAACATAACAGTAACAGCGCTTTGCCCGGGGCCTAGTGATACTTATTTCTTTAAACGTGCCGAAGCCGAAAATACACGGGCTGCAAACGGACCAATGTCATCGCCGGAGGACGTTGCCAGAGATGGTTATACCGCTTTAATGAAAGGAGAGTCGCGTATAGTTCCGGGGATGATGAATAAAGTGCAGGCAGGTGCCTCTAATTTATTGCCGGATAGCGCACTTGCATCCACAATGCGTTACCAGATGGAGGAAATGCAGGAGGAAGACAGGAAAACGCCGGAAAGCAGGCTTTAA